TTCGCGGATCATCTCGACGGCCGCCACCCATGGCCCCTCGCGGTAGCTCAGAAGCCGATTCCAGTCGCCCGCGCGGAGGTATGCGGCGGCCTCACGAACGCGGGCGCGCGCCGGCGGGTAGAGCGCGATCCCGGCCGCCGCGACCAGCACGGCCGCCGCGGCGGCCCGGAGCGCCGGCCGCCCGTGGAGACGGAATCCGACCAGGGCGGCGCCGGCCGCGACCGCCGCCGCCGACGTCAGATTCCGGTTGATCACGAGGACCGCCGCGATCGGAACGAGCGCCGCCGCGGCCAGCCGGCGATCGCCTCGCCGGCTCGAGCCGAGAACGACGGCCAACGCGCCCACGGCCGCGATCGACAGGACGATCGACAGGAGCCCTTCGTTGCCGAGCATCGCCCCCGTGCCGGACCGGCCGGGAACGCTCACGACGGGGAGAGGCAACCGCCACCCGGCCGCCTCCGAGAGCGCGAGCAGCGCGCTCGCGACCGCCGCGGAGAAGAACCCGAACGCCGCGATCCGGAATCCCGGCGCGGCGAGGGAGGCGCCGACGGGAAGGGCGAGCGCGACGAGCAGGATCTCCCTCCAGGAATCGAGCGCCGGAGCCCGCCGGGGCGAAAGCACCGCCGAGAGGCCGGTCGCCGCCAGCGCGGCCAGCAGCAGACCTGCCGTCCATCGGGAGGCGGGTGAAAGGTCGCGCCAGCGCGAAGAGCCGCGCCGCGCCCTCCCGAACGCGAGGGCGGCCGCGAGCGCGCATCCGACCGTCGCGGCGAGACGTTTCGGCGCGTCGAAGGGAGATTCCGCCCGCACGTCGACGACGAGCGTCGCCGCGGCGAGCGTCGCGGCCATGACGATGGGAACGAGGAAATCCTGCCGCCGCGTCGCCGGAGCAGGAGGATGCGCCGGACGTCTCTTTCGGCGGTGCGACACGGCGCGCGATTATGGGTGATCGCCCGCGCAAAACAAAGAGCCGAACTGCCGCGAGAGAACCCGGAGAAGACGAAAAACGCCGGGAGGAGCAACTCCCGGCGCGGCCCTCGAAAGAGAGGATCGGGGCCTCGAAAGAGGCCCCGATCCGAACCGTTACGGCTGGTAGAGCTTCAGCTGGAAGGCGCGGGTGAGCATTTTCGCCATCTGGGCACGGTTGGAGAGCCCGTTCGGGTGGAACGTTCCGTCTTGGAAACCGTCCACGATCCCGAGCGACCAGACGTAGCCGACGAACCGGCAGATCGCCTGGTTCGCGGAGACGTCCGGGAAGGGAACATTGGCGGTCGCGACGTTGCAGTCATACGTCCGCCCCGTCGTCGGACCCGTGTATGCCATCGGTACGTCCGTCTCTCCTCCCGGATAGAGCGGGGGCTGGGAGCGGGCGAGAAGCATCGCCGTCTGGGCGCGGCTGATCAGATTGTTCGGGCAGAACTGGGTCGTGGTGCAGCCGAGAACGATCTGGCGGCTCGCCAGGTAGTTGACGTGCTTGCAGAACGGGCTCGTGGCCGGAATGTCGGTAAACATCGACAGTCCGTCCACCGCGCTGCAGTTGTATCCCGTTCCGGTCGAGGGAATCTGGGTCTCGTCGCCCTGGAACATCGCTCGCGTGATGAAGATCGCAGCCTGCATTCGAGTCGTCGTTCCGGCCGGACCAAAGGTTCCGTCCCCATATCCGAGCGTGACTCCGTTGTGCAGGATCGTCTCGATGTCCTTGTAGAAGCCCGAGTTCACGACCACGTCGGAGAAGCTGCCGCCCATGTGGATGGTCCAGGTATGAAAGACTTCACCGGTGACCTCCTCCGTGACTTGCGCATCGATGTGGGTCTGCGGACGGGGGCCGGTGAGCGTCGCCGAGAGCTTGAAGCACGGCACGTTGCCATTGAAGCAGTCGTGCACGTCGTACTTCGCCAGGTTTCCGTATTCGGCGGCGCCCCGCATGATCGTATAGGTCTCACCCGCGGTGATTCCGCCGCGCGTGAACGACGACAGCGTGCCGGTGACGTGGTTCAGGTTGTCCGCCTCGTTCGACCAGCTCGGGTTGAGCAGGATCGTCTCGCCGAACTCGAAGATACCGTCGACGTCCGAATTCGTCTCCGCGTCGCTGCTGTCATCCGCGAAAAGGGCCGCGGGAACGAGCTGGCTCTTCCGGATCACGACCGCGAAGCCGATGTCCGCGGAAGAGTCGTCCTGCGAGTCGGTGACGTGGACGAAACCATTGTAGATTCTCTCGTGAATGAGAGGGTCCGGTCCCGGTCCCGCATAGTTGTGCGTGCCCTGTGTCTCGAAGATCTTTGGCCCGTTCGAGCTCACCGCCCCGGGCGAGGTGGCGGCCAGATCACTGTCGTCCCAGTAAATCGTCGCGGTGAAGTGTCCGGAGCCGCTGTGATCGGAAGTCCAGACCGCGAACGTGCCGTGCAGGTCGATGCCGGCGATTCCGTTG
This Thermoanaerobaculia bacterium DNA region includes the following protein-coding sequences:
- a CDS encoding O-antigen ligase family protein, which codes for MSHRRKRRPAHPPAPATRRQDFLVPIVMAATLAAATLVVDVRAESPFDAPKRLAATVGCALAAALAFGRARRGSSRWRDLSPASRWTAGLLLAALAATGLSAVLSPRRAPALDSWREILLVALALPVGASLAAPGFRIAAFGFFSAAVASALLALSEAAGWRLPLPVVSVPGRSGTGAMLGNEGLLSIVLSIAAVGALAVVLGSSRRGDRRLAAAALVPIAAVLVINRNLTSAAAVAAGAALVGFRLHGRPALRAAAAAVLVAAAGIALYPPARARVREAAAYLRAGDWNRLLSYREGPWVAAVEMIRERPLSGWGPGTFGAEFVPHRLAAEVRRGARFVNPREESAYVEAHCDYLQAAAEAGLPAAAAAVAAATLLVIAVLRRARGGSPEFRASAAGLAAVLCTGAVSALTWFPLQRPASSLALLLAAGRAWRIAGRGEERE
- a CDS encoding S-layer homology domain-containing protein, translating into MHVETSTRRRSAPTILFALLFLLGTALAARATVVPAPHVTLNGIAGIDLHGTFAVWTSDHSGSGHFTATIYWDDSDLAATSPGAVSSNGPKIFETQGTHNYAGPGPDPLIHERIYNGFVHVTDSQDDSSADIGFAVVIRKSQLVPAALFADDSSDAETNSDVDGIFEFGETILLNPSWSNEADNLNHVTGTLSSFTRGGITAGETYTIMRGAAEYGNLAKYDVHDCFNGNVPCFKLSATLTGPRPQTHIDAQVTEEVTGEVFHTWTIHMGGSFSDVVVNSGFYKDIETILHNGVTLGYGDGTFGPAGTTTRMQAAIFITRAMFQGDETQIPSTGTGYNCSAVDGLSMFTDIPATSPFCKHVNYLASRQIVLGCTTTQFCPNNLISRAQTAMLLARSQPPLYPGGETDVPMAYTGPTTGRTYDCNVATANVPFPDVSANQAICRFVGYVWSLGIVDGFQDGTFHPNGLSNRAQMAKMLTRAFQLKLYQP